The proteins below are encoded in one region of Sphingobium yanoikuyae:
- a CDS encoding TonB-dependent receptor yields MNTRSLLSGLIRSGASCCALAASVTATHAQETADAAPDGTENIVVTARKAGVLQLGQQADASSRLGLTPMQTPASVDVITKEMIRSLGDRTVVAAAARAPGLINNSSAFGYSLSSRGFTGYTSVMQLYDGMRVYTTTTQTFPADPWMAERIEVLRGAASVLYGEGGIGGAINVVRKKPNTEEFEGELRLSGGSFDTYAAAGGIGGPIGDKLSYRVDLSYNRSDGWMERGRSRSLALSAALRYQASDDLVLTLTHDRADLDPTIWYGTPLRDGKLVRKIRKKNYNIADRSLRFDDAWTQAKAEWTPSDGVTITNVAYYLTGFKHWRNAEGYAWSGDQIRRSSYLEIFYKTKQWGDRFNAVFDHTLLGMDHRLSLGGEYNSGSLLRTDSSPNSRSDLVDPYDYAPGTFLDGAFGTRYKYKTDVQQWALFGESRLSLSDRLSLVTGLRYDRPKTERHDALDPTADYTARYPSTSWRAGLVYNPTDTISLYAQYSAAADPVTAFLTATLAQTSFDVSTGRQWEAGAKATFLDGRGEFTLSGYRIVKKKILTRSANDPTVSVQVGQQSSYGVEASFGLAVTKSFSILANGTILNAQYDDFDELVGTELVSRNGNMPIGVAEKAANLWLSWRPVQPLHLDTGLRHVGKRYSDAANTRRIPAYTLVDASARYDLGKKTSVTLNLRNVFDRIYVQNSYSTSQWVLGEPRSVAVTFEQRF; encoded by the coding sequence ATGAATACACGATCGCTTCTTTCCGGCCTGATCCGTTCCGGCGCATCATGTTGCGCACTGGCGGCAAGTGTCACCGCAACGCATGCTCAGGAGACCGCCGACGCCGCGCCCGATGGCACGGAGAACATCGTCGTCACGGCGCGCAAGGCCGGCGTCCTGCAACTTGGCCAGCAGGCCGATGCCTCCAGCCGCCTTGGCCTGACGCCTATGCAGACGCCCGCAAGCGTCGATGTCATCACCAAGGAGATGATCCGCAGTCTTGGTGACCGCACGGTCGTTGCGGCGGCGGCGCGCGCGCCGGGCCTGATCAACAATTCCTCGGCATTCGGCTATTCCCTGAGTTCGCGCGGGTTCACCGGCTACACCTCGGTGATGCAGCTCTATGACGGTATGCGGGTCTATACGACGACCACGCAGACCTTCCCCGCCGATCCCTGGATGGCCGAGCGCATCGAGGTGCTGCGCGGCGCAGCGTCCGTGCTCTATGGCGAAGGCGGCATCGGCGGCGCCATCAACGTTGTGCGCAAAAAGCCCAACACCGAAGAGTTCGAAGGTGAACTACGCCTCAGCGGCGGCTCTTTCGATACATATGCAGCGGCCGGCGGGATCGGCGGGCCAATCGGGGACAAGCTGTCCTACCGCGTGGATCTCAGCTACAACCGGTCGGACGGCTGGATGGAGCGCGGACGCTCCCGTAGTCTCGCCCTGTCGGCCGCGCTGCGCTACCAGGCCAGTGACGATCTGGTGCTGACCCTGACGCATGATCGCGCCGATCTAGATCCGACGATCTGGTACGGCACGCCGCTGCGTGATGGCAAGCTGGTGCGCAAAATCCGCAAGAAGAACTACAATATCGCCGACCGCTCGCTGCGCTTCGACGATGCCTGGACCCAGGCCAAGGCGGAATGGACGCCTTCAGACGGGGTGACGATCACCAACGTCGCCTATTACCTCACCGGCTTCAAGCACTGGCGCAATGCAGAAGGCTATGCCTGGTCCGGCGATCAGATCCGCCGGTCGAGCTATCTGGAAATCTTCTACAAGACCAAGCAGTGGGGCGACCGCTTCAACGCGGTTTTCGACCACACATTGCTGGGCATGGACCACCGCCTGAGCCTGGGCGGAGAGTATAACAGCGGATCGCTGCTGCGCACCGACAGTTCGCCCAATTCCCGATCCGACCTGGTGGATCCCTACGACTACGCGCCCGGCACGTTTCTGGATGGCGCCTTCGGCACCCGGTACAAGTATAAGACAGATGTGCAGCAATGGGCGCTGTTCGGCGAAAGCCGCCTCTCGCTGTCGGATCGACTGTCGCTGGTGACGGGCCTGCGCTACGATCGCCCGAAGACCGAGCGCCACGATGCGCTCGATCCGACCGCCGACTACACCGCGCGCTATCCCAGTACCAGTTGGCGTGCGGGGCTGGTCTACAATCCCACGGACACGATCTCGCTTTACGCGCAATATTCCGCGGCCGCCGATCCGGTGACGGCGTTCCTCACCGCGACGCTGGCACAAACCAGCTTCGATGTATCCACCGGGCGGCAATGGGAAGCGGGTGCCAAGGCAACCTTCCTCGACGGGCGCGGCGAATTCACGCTGTCGGGCTATCGCATCGTCAAGAAGAAGATCCTGACCCGCTCCGCCAATGATCCCACGGTGTCTGTGCAGGTCGGCCAGCAATCGTCCTACGGCGTCGAGGCATCGTTCGGACTGGCCGTGACCAAGTCCTTCAGCATCCTGGCCAACGGCACGATCCTGAACGCGCAATATGACGACTTCGACGAACTTGTCGGCACGGAGCTTGTCAGCCGCAACGGCAACATGCCGATCGGCGTTGCCGAAAAGGCAGCCAATCTGTGGCTTTCTTGGCGGCCGGTGCAACCGCTGCACCTCGACACCGGCCTGCGCCATGTCGGCAAGCGCTATTCGGACGCCGCCAATACCCGTCGCATTCCGGCCTATACGCTCGTCGATGCTTCGGCGCGCTACGACCTGGGAAAGAAGACGAGCGTGACGCTCAACCTGCGCAATGTCTTCGACCGGATCTACGTCCAGAACAGCTATTCCACCTCGCAGTGGGTGCTGGGTGAGCCGCGCAGCGTCGCGGTGACGTTCGAGCAGCGGTTCTGA
- a CDS encoding iron transporter, whose amino-acid sequence MPARQEPGWRTIAPRVLASTVGTYGLCYAWICAAVRLLPMDAVDANILATCLAFILFVAVILRAFAVRSVTRIWGELLVGTALPFALMLGVAR is encoded by the coding sequence GTGCCGGCGAGGCAGGAGCCGGGCTGGCGCACCATCGCGCCGCGCGTGCTGGCATCGACGGTCGGCACCTATGGTCTGTGTTATGCGTGGATTTGCGCGGCGGTACGCCTGCTGCCGATGGATGCGGTTGACGCCAACATCCTTGCGACCTGCCTCGCCTTCATATTGTTCGTTGCGGTGATCCTTCGCGCCTTCGCGGTGCGCAGCGTCACGCGGATCTGGGGCGAACTGCTGGTGGGCACGGCCCTCCCCTTCGCCCTGATGCTGGGGGTCGCCAGATGA
- a CDS encoding PepSY-associated TM helix domain-containing protein — protein MKDSLRQSMGWFHTWCGLLFGWVLFGILLTGSLAVFYTEINLWTTPELRSPVAIDRGRAVAMGRDYLTRIAPDARQWRIVIPTSREPVLRLVWTDEAGKATTHRLDPQTGVRIPRDMDAGFFFMRYHYTLGIDRKSSPIGFLIVGAAGLAMLAASISGVIIHKRIFRDFFIFRPWASRQRAWMDAHNLLSVLPLPFHMMMAYTGLVLIYYAYIPAGVATLNGGDVKAYQTAAAQSRYIDVETPAGSPQATVALMPLVARAERAWGGGAAVNIYVSHPDRANAAVEIWRQRDDRIANFPDRVDFAGADGRLLRVLVKRSPARETQAFLAGLHFIEWGGIAARWLYFLTGLASTAMVGAGLVLFTEKRARRGGSAFHAMAGRITIAAVAGNMIACAAYLHGEQLLPSGIEDRRSMAASIYFLAWLLSLIPAGARPWSSAWPEQLRAAALLCLTIPVSTALAGTPLTSTLAHGDGIRSGADLTALAMGVILWIAAGRIARRPAGGAAQ, from the coding sequence ATGAAGGATAGCCTGCGCCAATCCATGGGCTGGTTCCATACATGGTGTGGGCTGCTGTTCGGCTGGGTTTTGTTTGGCATCCTGCTGACCGGATCGCTGGCGGTGTTCTATACCGAGATCAACCTCTGGACCACGCCCGAACTGCGCTCTCCGGTGGCCATCGACCGGGGACGAGCCGTAGCGATGGGACGGGATTATCTCACCCGCATCGCTCCGGATGCCAGGCAATGGCGTATCGTCATCCCCACTTCGCGCGAACCTGTGCTGCGGCTGGTGTGGACCGACGAAGCGGGCAAGGCCACCACCCACCGCCTCGATCCGCAGACCGGCGTCCGCATCCCGCGCGACATGGACGCCGGCTTCTTCTTCATGCGCTATCATTACACGCTGGGGATCGATCGCAAGTCCAGCCCCATCGGCTTCCTGATCGTGGGCGCGGCAGGCCTTGCCATGCTGGCCGCATCGATCAGCGGTGTCATCATTCACAAGCGCATATTCCGCGATTTCTTCATCTTCCGCCCCTGGGCCTCGCGCCAGCGGGCGTGGATGGATGCGCACAACCTTCTCTCGGTGCTGCCGCTGCCGTTCCACATGATGATGGCCTATACCGGCCTCGTCCTGATCTATTACGCCTATATCCCCGCCGGCGTCGCGACGCTGAACGGCGGCGACGTCAAAGCCTATCAGACTGCGGCTGCGCAATCGCGCTACATCGATGTGGAGACACCCGCCGGATCGCCACAGGCCACGGTTGCGCTGATGCCGCTGGTGGCGCGCGCCGAGCGCGCATGGGGTGGCGGAGCGGCCGTCAACATCTATGTGAGCCATCCCGATCGTGCCAATGCCGCAGTCGAGATCTGGCGACAGCGCGACGATCGCATCGCCAACTTCCCCGATCGCGTCGACTTCGCAGGCGCCGACGGCCGGTTGCTGCGCGTTCTGGTGAAGCGCTCCCCGGCCCGCGAGACCCAGGCCTTCCTTGCCGGACTGCACTTCATCGAATGGGGCGGAATCGCTGCCCGCTGGCTCTATTTCCTGACCGGGCTCGCCAGCACCGCGATGGTCGGGGCTGGCCTTGTCCTCTTTACCGAAAAGCGGGCGCGCCGGGGCGGATCGGCATTTCACGCCATGGCAGGCCGGATCACCATCGCCGCTGTGGCTGGAAACATGATCGCCTGTGCGGCGTACCTGCACGGTGAGCAGTTGCTGCCTTCCGGCATCGAAGACCGGCGCAGTATGGCCGCATCTATCTACTTCCTGGCCTGGCTGCTGAGCCTCATCCCTGCCGGTGCGCGGCCTTGGTCCAGCGCGTGGCCAGAGCAGTTGCGTGCGGCGGCGTTGCTCTGCCTGACTATTCCCGTGAGCACGGCTCTGGCGGGAACGCCGCTGACGTCAACGCTGGCTCATGGCGATGGTATCCGCTCAGGCGCAGACCTGACGGCGCTGGCGATGGGCGTCATCTTGTGGATCGCAGCAGGCAGGATCGCTCGCAGGCCGGCCGGAGGCGCTGCGCAGTGA
- a CDS encoding FecR family protein, whose amino-acid sequence MSIRPSAVTIEIRSTDRRIRLLKGEALFTVAPDRSRPFTVQAAIGETMALGTQFSVRRTGADTEVTATEHSVMLVSGEGKGASLILREGQSIRYGADGRIDAPRSINTEAATAWTDGVLVFKDAPLCQVVAEIGRYHPGYMTIVGDASSLHVCGVFRIDDPVAAISRLQKSLGLRSVQLSRSLIVIFA is encoded by the coding sequence ATGTCGATCCGCCCTAGTGCGGTCACGATCGAGATCCGCTCGACGGATCGCCGAATCCGGTTGTTGAAAGGCGAGGCGCTGTTCACGGTTGCGCCCGATCGTTCCCGCCCCTTCACCGTCCAGGCAGCAATCGGTGAAACGATGGCGCTGGGCACGCAATTCTCGGTCCGCCGGACGGGCGCCGACACTGAGGTTACCGCGACAGAGCACAGCGTGATGCTCGTCAGCGGAGAGGGCAAGGGGGCCAGCCTCATTCTGCGGGAAGGCCAGTCCATCCGCTATGGCGCCGATGGCCGTATCGATGCTCCTCGTTCCATCAATACGGAAGCGGCCACCGCCTGGACGGACGGCGTGCTCGTATTCAAGGATGCGCCGCTATGTCAGGTCGTGGCCGAGATCGGCCGCTATCATCCCGGCTACATGACTATAGTGGGCGACGCATCATCCCTGCACGTCTGTGGCGTATTTCGCATCGACGATCCGGTTGCAGCCATATCCCGGCTTCAGAAATCTCTCGGCCTGCGATCCGTGCAATTGTCCCGTAGTCTGATCGTGATTTTCGCCTGA
- a CDS encoding L,D-transpeptidase — MGALRDYAVRFATILPLTLLLPHPALAQGDRATSPPEFARRADNLKPGQWVWAPQVSPTGPLLVYVDLSRQIATVYRNGVRIAVSTISSGKEGHATPTGVFTILQKDKDHRSSTYNNAPMPYQQRLTWDGVALHAGGLPGYPESHGCIHLPYKFSQELFAITSLGATVVVQGNAATHMRTSQASLLSPINDKGEQVEYRPLKGEEYRWQPELATSGPLTIIVSKKEQRIVVLRNGTEIGRSVAEIKDGDPGSHVITLTMGKDGKTHWLYVGLPGHENDVENVVDEAVLNRVRLPRGFYDKIRSQLKPGTTILVTDSSVGASTGEKLTIMDAVAPQP; from the coding sequence ATGGGCGCCTTGCGCGATTACGCTGTTCGCTTTGCCACCATTCTGCCATTGACGCTGCTGCTCCCCCACCCCGCCCTTGCCCAAGGCGATCGCGCCACATCGCCGCCCGAATTTGCCCGCCGCGCCGACAATCTGAAGCCGGGCCAATGGGTCTGGGCGCCACAGGTATCGCCGACCGGGCCGCTGCTCGTCTATGTCGATCTCTCGCGCCAGATCGCGACCGTCTATCGCAACGGCGTGCGCATCGCCGTGTCCACCATCTCCTCGGGCAAGGAAGGCCATGCAACACCCACCGGCGTCTTCACCATCCTGCAAAAGGACAAGGACCATCGGTCCAGCACCTATAATAACGCGCCCATGCCCTATCAGCAGCGCCTGACCTGGGACGGGGTCGCGCTCCATGCCGGCGGTCTGCCGGGCTATCCCGAAAGCCATGGCTGCATCCACCTGCCCTATAAATTCTCGCAGGAACTGTTCGCCATCACCAGCCTGGGCGCGACCGTGGTGGTTCAGGGCAATGCCGCCACCCATATGCGCACCAGCCAGGCAAGCCTCTTGTCGCCGATCAACGACAAGGGCGAGCAGGTCGAATATCGCCCGCTCAAGGGCGAGGAATATCGCTGGCAGCCTGAACTGGCGACCAGCGGCCCGCTGACCATCATCGTCTCTAAGAAGGAGCAGCGGATCGTCGTGCTGCGCAACGGCACGGAAATCGGCCGCAGCGTCGCCGAGATCAAGGATGGCGATCCCGGCTCCCATGTCATCACCCTCACCATGGGGAAGGATGGCAAGACCCACTGGCTCTATGTCGGCTTGCCGGGCCATGAAAATGATGTCGAGAATGTCGTGGACGAAGCGGTGCTGAACCGAGTGCGTCTGCCGCGCGGCTTCTATGACAAGATCCGCAGCCAGTTGAAGCCGGGCACCACCATCCTCGTCACGGATTCCAGTGTCGGCGCCTCCACCGGCGAGAAGCTCACGATCATGGACGCCGTCGCCCCCCAGCCCTGA
- a CDS encoding nuclear transport factor 2 family protein, whose amino-acid sequence MPRFTAETAIAALEIEQLVIDWGYDLDLNGGMNVAPLCTDDCHYLVGGTLHQGHGPITAFYTARNERVATQQKDGVRTQRHTITNMRIQFPAADHGSAQFMLVNYSGEGKAPILNLVGPTIVADCRMEFRRDADGEWRISLFDSTPMFIGNDPFLNAAVVRK is encoded by the coding sequence ATGCCCCGCTTCACCGCCGAAACCGCCATTGCCGCGCTGGAGATCGAGCAACTGGTGATCGACTGGGGCTATGATCTCGACCTCAACGGCGGCATGAACGTCGCGCCGCTCTGCACCGACGATTGCCATTATCTGGTCGGCGGCACGCTGCATCAGGGCCATGGCCCCATCACCGCCTTCTACACCGCCCGCAACGAGCGCGTCGCCACCCAGCAAAAGGATGGCGTCCGCACCCAGCGGCACACCATCACCAACATGCGCATTCAATTCCCGGCCGCCGACCATGGCAGCGCGCAGTTCATGCTGGTCAATTATTCGGGTGAGGGCAAGGCGCCGATCCTGAACCTGGTCGGCCCGACCATCGTCGCCGATTGCCGCATGGAATTCCGCCGGGATGCGGACGGCGAATGGCGCATCTCGCTGTTCGACAGCACGCCGATGTTCATTGGCAATGATCCGTTCCTCAACGCCGCCGTCGTCCGGAAATAG
- a CDS encoding glycosyl transferase, producing the protein MIQQPINFPARTEKTDRKTQSICFFFNAQIHHLLHAMPLALELSHDPRFRVDIIAAGADHIALARDLAARHGGGRLNFIHLDNIWLRSLSHLSGHASPPKLATLLVARRRLARYDAIVVPERTSLLLRRLGLADSRFIHTCHGAGDRAVGYDPRIALFDFVLLAGEKQRRRMLAQGLIREDHYAIAGYGKFDLTQGQRPASPFTDNRPIILYNPHFSPRLSSWQAMGMDVLRQFAADDRFNLIVAPHVRLFDNRRKRAAAERMLAEFAALPHVHVDLGSRASVDMSYVQLAAAYIGDVSSQIYEFIATPRPCLFLNGHRAQWRDDPNYAHWHYGPVHESADRIPDKVAAAMAAHGMYDAAQRRGLSDTFASGGAPASARAARAVADYLTRGAPAARPVPTLYPLREALRHG; encoded by the coding sequence GTGATACAACAGCCGATCAATTTCCCGGCCCGGACCGAAAAGACAGACAGGAAGACGCAGTCGATCTGCTTCTTCTTCAACGCGCAGATCCATCATCTTCTGCACGCCATGCCGCTGGCACTGGAATTGTCGCATGATCCGCGCTTTCGCGTCGATATCATCGCGGCCGGCGCCGATCATATTGCGCTGGCCCGCGACCTAGCAGCCCGTCATGGCGGCGGCCGGCTGAACTTCATCCATCTCGACAATATCTGGCTGCGCAGCCTGTCCCATCTGTCGGGCCACGCCAGCCCGCCCAAGCTCGCTACCCTCCTCGTCGCGCGCCGCCGCCTCGCGCGCTATGACGCGATCGTCGTGCCCGAACGCACCTCGCTGCTGCTGCGCCGTCTCGGGCTGGCGGACAGCCGCTTCATCCATACCTGTCATGGCGCGGGCGACCGCGCGGTCGGCTATGATCCGCGCATCGCGCTGTTCGACTTCGTCCTGCTGGCGGGCGAGAAGCAGCGCCGCCGGATGCTGGCGCAGGGCCTGATCCGCGAGGATCATTACGCCATTGCCGGCTATGGCAAGTTCGACCTGACCCAGGGCCAACGCCCGGCCAGCCCCTTTACCGACAATCGCCCGATCATCCTCTACAACCCGCATTTCTCGCCGCGCCTCTCCTCCTGGCAGGCAATGGGAATGGATGTGCTGCGCCAGTTCGCGGCCGATGATCGCTTTAATCTGATCGTCGCGCCCCATGTCCGCCTGTTCGACAATCGCCGCAAGCGCGCCGCGGCCGAGCGCATGCTGGCTGAATTTGCCGCCCTGCCGCATGTCCATGTCGACCTCGGCAGCCGGGCGAGCGTTGACATGAGCTATGTCCAGCTTGCCGCCGCCTATATCGGCGACGTGTCGAGCCAGATCTACGAATTCATCGCCACGCCGCGCCCCTGCCTCTTCCTCAACGGCCATCGCGCGCAATGGCGCGACGATCCCAACTATGCTCATTGGCATTATGGCCCGGTCCATGAATCCGCCGATCGCATCCCGGACAAGGTCGCCGCCGCCATGGCCGCCCATGGCATGTATGACGCCGCCCAGCGACGCGGCCTGTCCGATACCTTCGCCAGCGGCGG